A window of Taeniopygia guttata chromosome 25, bTaeGut7.mat, whole genome shotgun sequence genomic DNA:
TTGGGGAGAGAAAACCCTTTTCTGGAATTCTCCTTGTGAGTTTGGGGAGTGGAAAAACCCTTTTCTGGATTTCTCCTTGTGAGTTCGGGGAGTGGGGACaccctcctggccctgcagtgAATTTGTGGAGGGGGAACCCCCTTTTGGGACCCTCTTTGTGAGTGTGGGGAATGGGGTCAACCTCCTGTGcccctcctggccctgcagtgaatttggggagggggaaccCCCTTTGTGAGTATGGGGAATAGGGCCAACCTCCTGTGCCCCTTCCTGGCCCTGcagtgaatttggggagggggaaccCCCTTTTGGGACCCTCTTTGTGAGTGAATGGGGTCAACCTCCTGTGcccctcctggccctgcagtgaatttggggagggggaaccTGCTTTTGGGACCCTCTTTGTGAGTGTGGGGAATGGGGTCAACCTCCTGTGcccctcctggccctgcaaTGAGACTGGGGAAGGGCAGAACTCCCTTCTGGGACCCCcctcaggaatttggggatgggGGAGCCCTGCCTGGGACTCCCCTGCCCTCTTTTATGACAGATAcgcccagctggggctgcccctggcgGGGCTGGACCCAGCAGAGTTCCAGCTGGACTCGGGGGCTGTGAGGgccatgctggagcagcagcacaaggtgGTGGCATTCTGcaccctggggcagctcctggcaccTGTGGTGGAGACCCTCATCCTGCTCGACCGGCTGCTCTACCTGCGGGAGCAAGGTGGGCACAGGCGATCCTCCCCCCACTCATTTCCTCTCTCCCTGGACCCCTCTCTGCGTTCTCCCaactctgctttgcttttttttcccaggttttcaCTGTGCCCTCGTGCCTCTCTTCAACCCTCGCTTCTCCCCGAGGAACCTGGTGTTGGTGGCTGCACGGACCCCGCTGGCCACGGTGCTGGACAAGGACAGTGAGGATGAGGATGTGGAGGAAGCAGAGTCctcccaggaggagcagagctgccacaACCCACAATAAACTCGGGATTTTTACACTCTGGGGCTGGGTGAGAGTCAGAGCTGAACCAAAAGCGCCAAATCAGAGCCGCACCAAAAGCGCCACACGCTACAAACACAGCAAATCAAGGAGGGGTTTACTGCAGAGCCCGGGGGGCTTCCAGCTCCCCCAGTTAATACCAGTATGATTTCTTAGCCCGCCGTGTCTCCACGATCCCCATGGCATCCATGATCTCCTCCTCGAACGTCTTCAGCGACGGCCGGTACGTCTTGGCCAGCGCGTCCTCCTTCGACGTGTCCTTGGGGCCATCTGTGGGGGCGAGGGGACAGCGCTGACCCCCTGTGTGTTCCCCCCACgtcccccctgtccccgtcACCCCGCTCACCGATCCACTGCTCGGGCACGACGCCGTCCGGGCGCGGCTGCGGGGGCACGGGCAGGATGCGGCCGCTGCGCAGCGCCACGCGGACGCGCTCGCCCTCCTCCGTGTACCTCCACTGCACCTCCGTGGGCTGCCTGCGGGCACAGAGGCCTCAGGAAACAGCACAGAACACCCTCCAACCTCTGGTTAATGCAGCATTCTCCCTTTATTCCAGAGAATACGAAAAtttttatacacttctatagtttacagtttacaaacGCACTCTGATTAGCACACTAACATTATTTACCTTTaccttttcacactgcagctctaccctAATTCACACTCTGATACCTCATTGCTTTGTAGCaaccttaacataatttctgactgCACCACTGTGGTTTTCCCCgcctccacgcagccccccaaaGAATccgaccagctcagagatatggggctgtgaggggaggaataccaggagagggataaatattcaaaagaggctcttatCCCAcggtgttggaacagctctgtttattctgtggtgtccatggagagcaaaaaagaaagaacaggaaatctcaggggtctatataggttttgggcagggtgggctttcctggctctccgttggggcaggaaggaggatccaggggttatcatgatcagagtcacagggttttgggggaaggggggaaaagggtgtccaggagctcaccgtaacacaCCACAACTaaattctcactgcatcaaaggctcCTTGGCCCCACCAAGGCCTAGTCTGAGGGGTAGCTCAATTCTCCCTCCAGatataaatcatgccctctctctctcagaaattctgtaacaacACGGGGGACAGGACTGAgctggggggtccccaaatcctcACCGGTCCTCGGGGTCCACCAGGCAGacctggctgagcagcagcgGCGCCTCGCTGGCGATGTAACTCCCCGAGTATTTGGCCGTGCGGTTGACGTAGCGATAGTGCTGCGAGGGCACAGGGGGTCACGGGTGGCCCGTGGGCTCCTCGTGgcctccccacagccctccctgctccagcctcacCGTGTTCAGGCCTTCCACCACCACCCAGTTGCGGGCTCGCACCACCTGGCTGACCGTGCCCTGCTTGCCCGCGTCCTTCCCAGCCAGCACCTGCACCTGAGAGAGGGGCAGAGGTGGGACCCCAGCCCGGCCACCAGCCCGGGGgagcctggggagggggcagccTCACCGTGTCACCCTTAAACACCTTCCAGTCCTCCTTGGCGATGGGTTCCACGAAAATCTTGCGGCGGCGCTGTCCCGGCGGGTTGCGGAGCCGGGCGGTCATGGAGTCGGGGGGCCAAGTGCCGTGCCGGTAGCCCGGGGGCAACCGGGGCCGTGCCGcgctcagcagggcagagagacGCATGGTGCTGCGGATTGGGGGtcaggggggctgtggggtcactGGCCGGGTGCAGGGTCCGCCAGAGCCCCCCACAAATGGGGTCCCACAGATTCTCATCCCCCACGGGGCCTTTGGGGGATCCAGGTACACCCAGGTACATCCCTCACCGAGGTACATCCCTCACCCAGGTACATTCCTCACCCAGGTACATTCCTCACCCAGGTACATCCCTCACCCAGGTACATCCAGGTACATCCCTCTCCCAGGTACATCCCTCACCCAGGTACATCCTTCACCCAGGTACATCCAGGTACATCCTTCACCCAGGTACACCCAGGTACATCCCTCACCCAGGTACATCCCTCACCCAGGTACATCCAGGTACATCCTTCACCCAGGTACATCCCTCTCCAGGTACATCCCTCACCCAGGTACATCCCTCACCCATGGAGGGACCCAGGGATCCCACAGAgcacccccccaccccaaggGGACGCAGATATCCTGCAAACCACCCAAAAGGGGACCTGTGGAACCCCCCCAGCTCCACGAGGAATCACACGGAcaccttccccttcccccaccCAAGGGGGAACACGGGAAGAGCACCCAGGGGTCCCGCAGAGCTCGTCCCCCCAAAAACCACGGGCAGAgcttcccccaccccaaaacccccccaaccTCCCAAAGGGAACCCGCAGAGCACAGCCCTTCCACCCACCCCGCCGGGAAGGACCCCCAGAGGGCCCCAAAGCCCGGCAAACCCCGCCGGTAGCCCGGGAAGGGTCCGCAGATCccgcccgggggtcccgcacCCCGACCCCGCTCACCTGAGGGGCCGCACCGCTCCCGCGCTCCGGGGGGCGTGGCCAACCGCGGTGGGCGTGGCCAACCGCGCGGGGCACGCCGGGAGTTGTGGTCCTAGCGCGGGGCAGTCCAGGAGTTGTGGTCCTAGCGCGGGGCACGCCGGGAGTTGTAGTCCCAGCGCGGGGCACGCCGGGAGTTGCGGTCCCAGCGCGGGGCACGCCGGGAGTTGTAGTTCCAGCGCCCCACCGGCCCCTAggccccgccgcagccccggcccacGGTGAGCGGCCGCCGGGAGCTGTAGTCCGGCCGCGGCTCcatcttctgctgctgccctccccGTCCCCGCGGCTGGCCCAGGGGCAGGGGACGcgctcccctgtcccctctgcagggagctgggcacGGCCAACTAGGCCCGGCTGGCCTCTCCTGTGTGGGTTGGGTGTGTGGGGCAGAGTGGGCAAGAATGGTCACGGCCTGAGTCTGGCACAGCTCAAGAGTGTTTGGAGACGGCCCTCAGGCACAGgatgtgattttggggtggccAGAGCTGGACTTGATTATCCTGACAGGTCCCTTCCTGCTCACGATGTTCCGCTGTTCCATCCAACAGAGAAGCTGAGTGCTTGGACAAAGCtctgggacatttgggacat
This region includes:
- the MRPL24 gene encoding large ribosomal subunit protein uL24m, translated to MRLSALLSAARPRLPPGYRHGTWPPDSMTARLRNPPGQRRRKIFVEPIAKEDWKVFKGDTVQVLAGKDAGKQGTVSQVVRARNWVVVEGLNTHYRYVNRTAKYSGSYIASEAPLLLSQVCLVDPEDRQPTEVQWRYTEEGERVRVALRSGRILPVPPQPRPDGVVPEQWIDGPKDTSKEDALAKTYRPSLKTFEEEIMDAMGIVETRRAKKSYWY